Proteins encoded within one genomic window of Streptomyces sp. NBC_01314:
- a CDS encoding sugar ABC transporter substrate-binding protein, with amino-acid sequence MNRTSLPRSRRTASAMAVAAAATLVLAGCSSSSGGKDAEEGGADAAAGKADTPRMKIAMVTHAPSGDTFWDIIRKGAQAAAAKDNVELIYSNDESASGQATLIQNAIDQKVDGIAVTLAKPDALKDAIAKAQKAGIPVVGFNSGMDVWKEQGLLSFFGQDEAVSGEAFGKKLNENGAKHALCVVQVQGHVGLEARCAGVKKTFKGKTENLYVNGNDMPATKSTISAKLKQDSSIDQVVTLGAPFALTAVESISDAGSKAKVATFDLNKELTDSIKGGDIEFAVDQQPYLQGYLSVDSLWLYKNNGNYSSGGEAPVLTGPAFVEKSNVDTIAKFAAKGTR; translated from the coding sequence ATGAACCGCACATCCCTTCCCCGCTCCCGCAGAACCGCCTCGGCCATGGCCGTGGCCGCCGCGGCCACCCTGGTCCTCGCGGGCTGTTCCAGCAGTTCCGGCGGCAAGGACGCCGAGGAAGGCGGGGCGGACGCCGCGGCCGGCAAGGCCGACACCCCCCGTATGAAGATCGCGATGGTCACCCACGCGCCCTCCGGCGACACCTTCTGGGACATCATCCGCAAGGGCGCCCAGGCCGCCGCCGCGAAGGACAACGTCGAGCTGATCTACTCCAACGACGAGAGCGCCAGCGGCCAGGCGACCCTGATCCAGAACGCGATCGACCAGAAGGTCGACGGCATCGCCGTCACCCTCGCCAAGCCGGACGCCCTCAAGGACGCCATCGCCAAGGCGCAGAAGGCCGGCATCCCCGTCGTCGGATTCAACTCCGGTATGGACGTGTGGAAGGAGCAGGGGCTGCTGTCCTTCTTCGGACAGGACGAGGCGGTCTCCGGCGAGGCCTTCGGCAAGAAGCTCAACGAGAACGGCGCCAAGCACGCGCTCTGCGTCGTCCAGGTCCAGGGGCACGTGGGCCTGGAGGCCCGCTGCGCCGGCGTGAAGAAGACCTTCAAGGGCAAGACCGAGAACCTCTACGTCAACGGCAACGACATGCCCGCGACGAAGTCCACCATCTCGGCCAAGCTCAAGCAGGACTCCTCGATCGACCAGGTCGTCACCCTGGGCGCCCCGTTCGCGCTGACGGCGGTGGAGTCGATCTCGGATGCGGGCAGCAAGGCGAAGGTCGCGACGTTCGACCTGAACAAGGAGCTGACGGACTCGATCAAGGGCGGTGACATCGAGTTCGCCGTCGACCAGCAGCCTTACCTGCAGGGCTACCTGTCGGTGGACTCGCTGTGGCTCTACAAGAACAACGGCAACTACAGCAGTGGCGGTGAGGCGCCCGTCCTCACCGGTCCGGCTTTCGTCGAGAAGAGCAACGTCGACACGATCGCCAAGTTCGCCGCGAAGGGCACCCGGTGA
- a CDS encoding ABC transporter permease has product MTQATAPATSSSSSPAPPAAQKDGRTAQRSLGRRLLARPEVGALIAAIGVYAFFFAAAPSFREAGSLATVLYQASVMGIMAIPVALLMIGGEFDLSAGVAVTTSALTAAIVTFQLTVNVWTGVIVALIVSLAVGAFNGWLLIRTGLPSFLVTLGSFLILQGSNLAVTKIFTGNVASDSIADMDGFDQAKSVFASEVSIGGVDLKITIFYWLVFAAIATWLLLRTKFGNWIFAVGGSKDSARAVGVPVNFTKIALFMGVGAGAWFVGMHLLFSFNTVQSNEGVGNEFLYIIAAVIGGCLLTGGYGSAVGPVIGAFIFGMVNQGIVYANWNPDWFKAFLGVMLLIAALVNLWVRSQATRR; this is encoded by the coding sequence ATGACCCAAGCAACGGCACCGGCGACGAGTTCCTCCTCGTCGCCGGCTCCGCCGGCCGCCCAGAAGGACGGCCGTACCGCACAACGCTCCCTGGGCCGACGCCTGTTGGCCCGCCCCGAGGTCGGCGCGTTGATCGCCGCGATCGGTGTGTACGCGTTCTTCTTCGCCGCCGCCCCGTCGTTCCGTGAGGCCGGCTCGCTGGCGACCGTGCTCTACCAGGCCTCCGTCATGGGCATCATGGCGATCCCGGTGGCCCTGCTGATGATCGGCGGGGAGTTCGACCTGTCCGCCGGTGTCGCGGTCACCACCTCCGCGCTGACCGCCGCGATTGTCACCTTCCAGCTGACGGTGAACGTGTGGACCGGCGTGATCGTCGCGCTGATCGTGTCCCTCGCCGTCGGCGCGTTCAACGGCTGGCTGCTGATCAGGACCGGGCTGCCCAGCTTCCTGGTCACGCTGGGTTCGTTCCTGATCCTCCAGGGCTCCAACCTCGCGGTCACGAAGATCTTCACGGGCAACGTGGCGTCCGACTCGATCGCCGACATGGACGGTTTCGACCAGGCGAAGAGCGTCTTCGCCTCGGAGGTGTCGATCGGCGGCGTCGACCTCAAGATCACGATCTTCTACTGGCTGGTGTTCGCGGCGATCGCCACCTGGCTGCTGCTGCGCACCAAGTTCGGCAACTGGATCTTCGCCGTCGGCGGCAGCAAGGACAGTGCGCGGGCCGTCGGCGTACCCGTGAACTTCACGAAGATCGCCCTGTTCATGGGGGTCGGGGCCGGGGCCTGGTTCGTGGGCATGCACCTGTTGTTCTCGTTCAACACGGTGCAGTCCAACGAGGGCGTGGGCAACGAGTTCCTGTACATCATCGCCGCGGTGATCGGCGGCTGCCTGCTGACCGGCGGCTACGGTTCCGCGGTCGGCCCGGTCATCGGCGCCTTCATCTTCGGCATGGTCAACCAGGGCATCGTCTACGCCAACTGGAACCCCGACTGGTTCAAGGCCTTCCTCGGCGTGATGCTCCTGATCGCCGCCCTCGTCAACTTGTGGGTCCGCAGCCAAGCGACCCGGAGGTGA
- a CDS encoding ATP-binding cassette domain-containing protein gives MTTTNEAVLTDGKPQDGTPVVELRDAGKAYGNIRALHSVNLTVHPGKVTCVLGDNGAGKSTLIKIISGLHQHTEGEFVIDGRPVRFSTPREALDAGIATVYQDLATVPLMPVWRNFFLGSEMTKGPWPIRRLDIEKMKKTADEELRNMGIVLDDLDQPIGTLSGGQRQCVAIARAVYFGARVLILDEPTAALGVKQSGVVLKYIAAARDKGLGVIFITHNPHHAYMVGDHFSVLRLGTLELSAARDQVSLEELTNHMAGGTELAALKHELAQVRGVDVDELPEDADLTAPVAATSEPTT, from the coding sequence ATGACAACCACGAACGAAGCCGTCCTCACCGACGGCAAACCCCAGGACGGCACCCCCGTCGTCGAACTGCGTGACGCGGGCAAGGCGTACGGCAACATCCGCGCCCTGCACAGCGTGAACCTCACCGTCCACCCCGGCAAGGTCACCTGCGTGCTGGGCGACAACGGCGCCGGCAAGTCCACCCTCATCAAAATCATCTCCGGACTGCACCAGCACACCGAGGGCGAGTTCGTCATCGACGGCAGGCCGGTGCGCTTCTCCACCCCGCGCGAAGCCCTGGACGCCGGAATCGCCACCGTCTACCAGGACCTGGCGACCGTGCCCCTGATGCCGGTGTGGCGCAACTTCTTCCTCGGCTCGGAGATGACCAAGGGCCCCTGGCCGATCCGCCGTCTCGACATCGAGAAGATGAAGAAGACCGCGGACGAGGAACTGCGGAACATGGGCATCGTCCTGGACGACCTCGACCAGCCCATCGGCACCCTCTCCGGCGGCCAGCGCCAGTGCGTCGCCATCGCCCGCGCCGTCTACTTCGGCGCCCGCGTCCTCATCCTCGACGAGCCCACCGCCGCCCTCGGCGTCAAACAGTCCGGCGTCGTGCTGAAGTACATCGCCGCCGCCCGGGACAAGGGCCTGGGCGTCATCTTCATCACCCACAACCCGCACCACGCCTACATGGTCGGAGACCACTTCAGCGTCCTGCGCCTCGGCACCCTCGAACTCTCCGCCGCCCGCGACCAGGTCAGCCTCGAAGAACTCACCAACCACATGGCCGGCGGCACCGAACTCGCCGCCCTCAAACACGAACTCGCCCAGGTACGCGGCGTCGACGTCGACGAACTCCCCGAGGATGCAGACCTCACCGCCCCAGTGGCGGCAACGTCCGAACCGACCACGTGA
- a CDS encoding sugar phosphate isomerase/epimerase family protein, translated as MKIALDPYMIRDVPLLELPAVVAELGYEWIELSPREDFIPFFRHPRVDDATVRKFRKALDAAGVGISSLLPLFRWSGPDEDARQAAVRYWKRSIQICSDLGVDSMISEFNGRPEDPDRSEAQFWKSMDELLPLFEQEGIKLALEPHPDDFVEDGHDAVNLIRGINHPNVSFLYCAPHTFHIGNDAPGIIKRAGDLLTHVHLADVLDHTASSGNRYILNPPGTTARVHQHLDMGQGEVDFDELFRELRTNGFDGTLTSCVFAWEDRAKESSVLMRKKIDEYLATWS; from the coding sequence GTGAAGATCGCCCTCGACCCGTACATGATCCGCGATGTCCCGCTCCTCGAACTGCCCGCGGTGGTCGCCGAGTTGGGCTACGAGTGGATCGAGCTCTCCCCCCGAGAGGACTTCATCCCCTTCTTCCGCCATCCGCGCGTGGACGACGCCACCGTACGGAAGTTCCGCAAGGCGTTGGACGCGGCGGGTGTCGGGATCTCCTCCCTCCTGCCCCTCTTCCGCTGGTCCGGCCCCGACGAGGACGCCCGGCAGGCCGCCGTCCGCTACTGGAAGCGGTCCATCCAGATCTGCTCGGACCTCGGCGTGGACAGCATGATCTCCGAGTTCAACGGCCGCCCCGAGGACCCGGACCGCAGCGAGGCCCAGTTCTGGAAGTCGATGGACGAACTCCTCCCGCTCTTCGAGCAGGAAGGCATCAAGCTCGCCCTGGAGCCGCACCCGGACGACTTCGTCGAGGACGGCCACGACGCAGTGAACCTGATCCGCGGAATCAACCACCCCAACGTCAGCTTCCTCTACTGCGCCCCGCACACCTTCCACATCGGCAATGACGCCCCCGGCATCATCAAGCGCGCGGGCGACCTGCTCACCCATGTCCATCTGGCCGACGTCCTCGACCACACGGCCTCCTCGGGCAACCGCTACATCCTCAACCCGCCCGGCACGACGGCACGGGTCCACCAGCACCTCGACATGGGCCAGGGCGAGGTCGACTTCGACGAACTCTTCCGCGAACTGCGCACGAACGGGTTCGACGGCACCCTCACGTCCTGCGTCTTCGCCTGGGAGGACCGCGCCAAGGAGTCGTCCGTCCTCATGCGGAAGAAGATCGACGAGTACCTGGCCACCTGGTCCTGA
- the iolC gene encoding 5-dehydro-2-deoxygluconokinase — translation MPYEVLTMGRVGVDVYPLQTGVGLAEVTSFGKYLGGSPTNVAVAAARYGHSASVVTKTGRDPFGDFVRQALEGYGVDSGFVSTSDIAPTPVTFCEIFPPDDFPLYFYRLPKAPDLDIRPEELDLEAVRDAHVLWMTGTGLSEEPSRSTTLAALAHRAKAGTTVFDLDWRPMFWSDPAEARTYYAEALRHTTVAVGNLDECEVATGEREPYAAAKALLAAGVELAVVKQGPKGVLAMGRDGSMIEIPPVPVDVVNGLGAGDAFGGALCHGLLAGWDTRRTVSFANAAGAIVAGRLSCSDAMPTEAEVEAKLREAALASAEREV, via the coding sequence ATGCCGTACGAAGTGCTGACCATGGGCCGTGTGGGAGTGGATGTGTATCCCCTTCAGACCGGCGTGGGACTGGCCGAGGTCACCTCGTTCGGCAAGTACCTCGGCGGCAGCCCGACCAACGTCGCCGTCGCCGCGGCCCGCTACGGGCACAGCGCGAGCGTCGTCACCAAGACCGGCCGCGACCCGTTCGGGGACTTCGTCCGGCAGGCGCTGGAGGGATACGGCGTCGACTCCGGCTTCGTCAGCACGTCGGACATCGCGCCGACGCCGGTGACGTTCTGCGAGATCTTCCCGCCGGACGACTTCCCGCTGTACTTCTACCGACTGCCCAAGGCCCCTGACCTGGACATCCGTCCGGAGGAGCTGGACCTCGAGGCCGTACGCGACGCCCATGTCCTCTGGATGACCGGGACCGGGCTGAGCGAGGAGCCGAGCCGCTCGACCACCCTCGCCGCGCTGGCGCACCGGGCGAAGGCCGGCACGACGGTCTTCGACCTGGACTGGCGGCCGATGTTCTGGTCGGACCCGGCCGAGGCCCGCACGTACTACGCCGAGGCCCTGCGCCACACCACGGTCGCCGTCGGGAACCTCGACGAGTGCGAGGTGGCGACCGGGGAACGCGAGCCGTACGCCGCCGCGAAGGCACTGCTCGCCGCCGGTGTGGAGCTGGCCGTGGTCAAGCAGGGCCCCAAGGGCGTGCTGGCCATGGGCCGCGACGGCTCGATGATCGAGATCCCGCCGGTCCCGGTGGACGTCGTCAACGGCCTCGGCGCGGGTGACGCCTTCGGCGGCGCGCTGTGCCACGGCCTGCTGGCCGGCTGGGACACGCGCCGCACGGTGTCCTTCGCCAACGCGGCCGGCGCGATCGTGGCGGGCCGGCTGTCCTGCTCCGACGCCATGCCCACCGAGGCCGAGGTCGAGGCCAAGCTCCGCGAGGCAGCCCTCGCATCCGCCGAACGAGAGGTGTGA